The following are from one region of the Planctomycetaceae bacterium genome:
- a CDS encoding MOSC domain-containing protein: MQLLNDMLDRSTAVGKVEWIGLAAERRGRIVPQQQVTVAENAGILGEHHFNAAGTSKRQVTLIQHEHLDTVARLLNRDRVPPELLRRNVVVSGINLASLKKQRFRIGTAVLEATGPCVPCSLMEENLGPGGYAAMIGHGGITAIVVIAGTFRVGDAVSRISPE; encoded by the coding sequence ATGCAGCTTCTCAATGACATGCTGGACCGCAGCACCGCCGTCGGGAAGGTGGAATGGATTGGCCTGGCGGCCGAACGTCGGGGAAGAATCGTTCCGCAGCAGCAAGTGACGGTCGCGGAAAATGCGGGGATTCTCGGCGAACACCACTTCAACGCCGCCGGTACGTCGAAACGGCAGGTCACGCTGATCCAGCACGAACATCTCGACACCGTGGCACGACTCCTGAATCGCGACCGCGTGCCTCCCGAATTGCTCCGGCGCAACGTGGTCGTTTCCGGCATCAATCTTGCGTCGCTGAAAAAGCAGAGGTTTCGAATCGGAACAGCCGTCCTGGAAGCAACAGGCCCGTGTGTCCCGTGCTCACTCATGGAAGAAAACCTTGGCCCAGGCGGCTACGCGGCGATGATTGGACACGGCGGAATTACGGCGATCGTGGTCATCGCGGGGACATTCCGCGTCGGCGATGCTGTCAGCCGCATTTCACCTGAATAA
- a CDS encoding SdrD B-like domain-containing protein, protein MNRTPHRSRIPLTWAVGQRRRTSRGSKSVSVEVLESRQMLSAVTVQVPASQDTTLYNDQPEDANGAGQFLLTGTAGDGDPGKHALVEFDLESLNIPSGATIVDAVLTLNLAESLGPSVAVSVHLVTTAWGEAGSDAPGSEILGAAAQQFDATWIYAFFDGALWNSPGGDYVGAPSATTDVDQPGIYQWTDSGLIADVQQWLDDPESNHGWAVIGPGKDNLKSFTSKDGDNAALHPILEITYEEAQLPGIVHGRIWHDLNADGTRVPSALADLGLKFSGGRTFFNLYGGGEYWMQSADTHQWYFFRENGHLTKWSGQPRSLSGETVAQLDPRVYYSIRLLIRPGDAEPWINGFTVELLDSSGAVIATDLTHSIDIDGNGIIDPENEDGWYRFENLADGEYRVRHVPPEGWKITGEWNGPVGDLVVELQQSLGLRFSNSLYENVGGLGERWVRGNTGWYYLTPNGSLYEWDRQRFTTSVPLSGTLVAGLGVEYYRNPSLLFDPNSATVQVSAVEEHVLLRVDWGDYQPVDVRGRKWFEFHPDGERDPGTPSGGGLIATISGPYDLSGSGGSWFYNEGADEWYIVTADGVVELWDGTPPSPDGPGGTNDPGSTVFDNTASVDAEPWLNGWTVELLDENGYVVSSTVTGDVDANQDGVTDIETERGWYSFAGLAPGNYTVNFVEPAGWLQTNLAAANDAATIAQMAQQQPFELLNTDFYNWGGRHERWIRNGSAWYFIVPQGMLYRYQTGTGGAGGGLQGTEVARLSSSFFLNLNLFVHPASTTISTRSGSSSQRLDSGTHRLLDGVFADLADLLG, encoded by the coding sequence ATGAATCGGACTCCGCATCGATCACGAATTCCGCTGACCTGGGCCGTCGGCCAGCGTCGCCGAACCTCGCGCGGGTCGAAGTCCGTATCCGTCGAAGTGCTGGAGTCCCGGCAGATGCTGAGCGCCGTGACGGTGCAGGTACCGGCATCGCAGGATACGACTCTCTACAACGACCAGCCGGAAGACGCCAACGGAGCTGGTCAGTTTCTTCTGACAGGAACCGCCGGCGATGGTGATCCGGGCAAGCACGCGCTGGTGGAATTCGACCTGGAATCACTGAACATTCCCAGCGGGGCCACAATCGTCGACGCCGTGCTGACGCTGAATCTTGCGGAATCGCTTGGTCCGTCGGTAGCCGTTTCCGTCCATCTGGTGACGACGGCCTGGGGCGAAGCGGGTTCGGACGCGCCCGGCAGTGAGATCCTCGGCGCGGCCGCACAGCAGTTTGACGCCACATGGATCTACGCTTTCTTCGACGGGGCACTTTGGAACAGTCCCGGCGGCGATTACGTCGGCGCGCCGTCGGCGACCACCGACGTCGATCAGCCGGGCATCTACCAATGGACGGACAGCGGACTGATCGCCGACGTGCAGCAATGGCTGGACGATCCGGAGTCCAATCATGGCTGGGCAGTCATCGGACCCGGCAAGGACAATCTGAAGTCGTTTACCAGCAAAGACGGCGACAACGCAGCACTTCACCCCATTCTGGAGATCACCTACGAAGAAGCTCAGTTGCCCGGAATCGTCCATGGCCGGATCTGGCACGACCTGAATGCGGACGGCACCCGTGTCCCGTCCGCGCTCGCGGATCTGGGACTGAAGTTCTCCGGCGGCAGGACGTTTTTCAACCTCTACGGCGGCGGCGAATACTGGATGCAGTCCGCCGACACCCATCAGTGGTATTTCTTTCGGGAGAACGGACATCTGACCAAATGGTCGGGGCAGCCTCGCAGCCTGTCCGGCGAAACGGTCGCGCAGCTTGATCCGCGAGTCTACTATTCCATCAGGCTGCTGATTCGACCGGGCGATGCCGAGCCGTGGATTAACGGCTTCACTGTGGAACTGCTCGACAGCAGCGGCGCGGTGATCGCTACAGATCTGACGCACTCGATCGACATCGACGGCAACGGCATCATCGATCCGGAAAACGAAGACGGCTGGTATCGCTTCGAGAACCTTGCCGATGGCGAATACCGCGTTCGCCACGTCCCGCCGGAAGGCTGGAAGATCACCGGCGAATGGAACGGACCGGTTGGCGACCTGGTCGTGGAACTGCAGCAGTCACTCGGTCTGAGGTTTTCGAATTCACTGTACGAAAACGTTGGAGGGCTCGGGGAGCGCTGGGTTCGGGGCAATACCGGCTGGTACTACCTGACGCCGAACGGATCGTTGTATGAATGGGACCGCCAGCGGTTTACAACCAGCGTGCCACTTTCCGGAACCCTGGTTGCCGGCCTGGGAGTCGAGTACTACCGAAATCCGTCACTGCTGTTCGATCCGAATTCGGCAACGGTTCAGGTTTCGGCGGTCGAAGAACATGTGCTGCTGCGAGTCGACTGGGGCGATTATCAGCCCGTTGACGTGCGGGGACGGAAGTGGTTTGAGTTTCATCCCGACGGTGAGCGTGACCCGGGCACGCCTTCCGGCGGGGGCCTGATCGCCACAATTTCCGGTCCGTATGACCTTTCCGGTTCCGGCGGCTCGTGGTTCTACAACGAGGGCGCTGACGAATGGTACATCGTCACGGCGGACGGCGTTGTTGAACTCTGGGACGGAACTCCTCCTTCGCCCGATGGCCCCGGCGGGACGAACGACCCCGGCAGCACCGTCTTCGACAACACCGCCAGCGTGGACGCGGAACCCTGGCTGAACGGCTGGACCGTTGAACTGCTCGATGAAAACGGCTACGTGGTCAGTTCCACCGTCACCGGCGATGTCGACGCCAACCAGGACGGCGTTACGGACATCGAAACCGAACGCGGCTGGTATTCCTTCGCCGGTCTCGCTCCCGGCAACTATACGGTGAACTTTGTCGAACCCGCCGGATGGCTGCAGACAAACCTGGCCGCGGCAAATGACGCGGCGACAATCGCTCAGATGGCTCAGCAGCAGCCGTTCGAGCTTCTGAACACCGACTTCTACAACTGGGGAGGACGCCACGAACGCTGGATCCGCAATGGTTCGGCGTGGTACTTCATCGTTCCGCAGGGAATGCTGTACCGCTACCAAACCGGCACCGGCGGCGCCGGCGGCGGACTGCAGGGCACCGAGGTTGCTCGCCTGTCGAGCAGCTTCTTTCTGAACCTGAACCTGTTCGTGCATCCTGCATCGACGACGATTTCCACACGCAGCGGCAGCAGCAGCCAGCGTCTCGATTCCGGCACTCACCGCCTGCTCGACGGCGTCTTCGCAGACCTCGCGGACTTGCTTGGGTAG
- a CDS encoding IS4 family transposase, which produces MWEEPNPPEGCEPIRWLLVTTLPIDSPEDVLRVVEYYARRWQIEVYFRTLKTGCRVEQRLFEKLPRTLNCVAVYSIIAWRVMYLCHLGRECPDLDCEIVFSPSEMEVRFYTIVHRRKLPSQPPRLNELIRMIATLGGYVDRPKTHPGTQTLWTGLQRLHCFSLAWDTPAPFFRPIYLCGTVSRCNGRVNSHLPLALSCHVAESKRRHLQRRPVR; this is translated from the coding sequence TTGTGGGAAGAACCCAATCCTCCGGAAGGCTGCGAACCCATTCGCTGGCTGCTGGTCACAACGCTGCCGATCGACAGTCCGGAAGACGTGCTTCGCGTTGTCGAATACTATGCCCGCAGATGGCAAATCGAAGTCTATTTCAGAACTCTGAAGACAGGCTGCCGGGTCGAACAGCGACTGTTCGAAAAGCTGCCCCGCACACTCAACTGCGTGGCCGTGTATTCCATCATCGCGTGGCGAGTGATGTACCTGTGCCACCTCGGCCGCGAATGCCCTGACCTGGACTGCGAAATTGTATTTTCCCCCAGCGAAATGGAAGTCCGGTTCTATACCATCGTCCATCGTCGAAAGCTTCCGTCACAGCCTCCGCGCCTGAACGAACTGATCCGCATGATCGCCACCCTCGGCGGCTACGTCGATCGCCCAAAAACCCACCCGGGCACGCAAACCCTCTGGACCGGACTGCAACGCCTCCACTGCTTCTCCCTCGCCTGGGACACCCCCGCCCCCTTTTTTCGACCCATATACTTGTGTGGTACAGTGAGCCGTTGCAACGGGAGGGTGAATTCTCATCTGCCGCTTGCCTTAAGCTGCCACGTTGCCGAAAGCAAACGTCGGCACCTGCAGCGTCGCCCCGTTCGCTGA
- a CDS encoding serine/threonine-protein kinase yields the protein MGSNGDFSVPQNQLSLTGHWQRCLSESLLADPGTFLAAHPEASVREILDVVLIDQRAKWQSEPGPRVEEYLQRFPQLAEDDDTLLDLLYGEVRARRKLGFTVRPDQLAERFPQVADDLLTQLEVAGWLDDRCGREEMADTIAGVRQPSMPSAADRESPDLPDGQTDFGEYRLIERIGRGGMGVIYRAQHRVLGQTVAIKMLSFDRLNSNEEFQRFQNEIQAVALFNHSNILPIFEVGECDGTPFFTTRLLERGSLADNHQQFRHQPKTIATLAAAMARAVHHAHQRGVLHRDLKPSNILIDENNQPLIADFGLAQLLQGSNELTRTGEFVGTAAWMAPERAVPKPGAATTAVDVYGLGAILYFLLTGRAPFDGEGLLDTLTRVCDGRLVPPRQVDPSVNRDLEMICLTAMDRDPSRRYATAELLAEDLERYLRGEPVNARPLPQYAQWARRIKRHPVVAAIVGTLALASVMLLGMGTYYTVQQARLTGSLKDKTNEAEVSRKAATRLAVEAEEIRDEALTARRDHRELLYAAHIREVADALAAGDMRHADDFLNRQLPAADDSDLRGLEWYWLRKQCSIGKPLHEVAFSNPRCLQYSPDQRWLAVGDSEGDCFLLNADTMEIVRSWTTPHDMVESVSFSPSSELLATAGDDLVAVWDVKTNLLLQSMTMTVEQFSWKASFIDDQRLVAWSRRDKVMILDMSDPTSQTELATNVDEVRDVAVWHPRKLLAVLGRTGLQRFNSESLQEVSMRNR from the coding sequence GTGGGGTCGAACGGCGATTTCAGCGTTCCGCAGAACCAACTCAGTCTGACCGGGCATTGGCAGCGTTGCCTTTCCGAGTCACTGCTCGCCGACCCGGGCACGTTTCTGGCGGCGCATCCGGAAGCGAGTGTTCGTGAGATCCTCGATGTGGTGCTGATAGACCAGCGCGCGAAGTGGCAATCGGAGCCGGGGCCTCGGGTGGAAGAATACCTGCAGCGGTTTCCTCAGCTTGCGGAAGACGATGACACGCTGCTTGATCTGCTGTACGGCGAAGTTCGAGCCCGGCGGAAGCTTGGGTTTACTGTCCGGCCTGACCAATTGGCGGAAAGGTTTCCCCAGGTAGCCGACGACTTGCTGACTCAACTGGAAGTTGCCGGGTGGCTGGATGACCGTTGTGGCCGGGAAGAGATGGCGGACACCATTGCCGGAGTGCGACAGCCGTCGATGCCATCGGCAGCAGACCGAGAATCGCCGGATCTGCCGGACGGTCAGACAGATTTCGGTGAGTACCGTCTGATCGAACGCATCGGCCGTGGTGGTATGGGGGTCATCTATCGAGCTCAGCATCGCGTGCTGGGACAGACCGTTGCCATCAAGATGCTGTCCTTCGATCGCCTGAACAGCAACGAGGAGTTTCAGCGATTTCAAAACGAAATTCAGGCAGTCGCGCTGTTTAATCATTCCAACATTCTGCCGATCTTCGAAGTCGGCGAATGCGACGGCACACCCTTTTTCACCACGCGGTTGCTCGAACGCGGATCGCTGGCCGACAACCATCAGCAGTTTCGACATCAGCCGAAGACCATCGCAACGCTCGCGGCGGCGATGGCCAGAGCCGTTCATCATGCTCATCAGCGAGGGGTTCTGCATCGTGACCTGAAACCGTCAAACATTCTGATCGACGAGAACAATCAGCCGCTGATCGCGGACTTCGGGCTGGCGCAGTTGCTGCAGGGATCCAATGAGTTGACTCGGACGGGAGAATTTGTCGGTACTGCCGCCTGGATGGCACCGGAACGAGCCGTCCCCAAGCCCGGCGCTGCGACGACTGCCGTGGACGTCTACGGCCTTGGAGCGATTCTGTACTTCCTGCTGACCGGGCGTGCTCCGTTCGACGGCGAAGGGCTGCTCGACACACTGACCAGAGTTTGTGACGGCCGACTGGTGCCTCCTCGTCAGGTGGACCCTTCCGTCAATCGCGATCTCGAAATGATCTGTCTGACGGCAATGGATCGCGATCCGTCGCGCCGCTATGCGACGGCGGAACTGCTGGCGGAAGACCTGGAACGATACCTTCGCGGTGAGCCCGTCAATGCGCGACCACTGCCTCAGTACGCTCAGTGGGCACGCCGGATCAAGCGCCACCCGGTCGTGGCAGCCATTGTCGGCACGCTGGCGCTGGCGTCGGTCATGCTGCTCGGAATGGGAACGTACTACACGGTGCAGCAGGCTCGATTGACGGGTTCATTGAAGGACAAGACCAACGAAGCGGAAGTTTCCAGAAAAGCGGCCACAAGGCTTGCTGTCGAAGCCGAAGAAATCCGCGACGAAGCTCTGACCGCTCGCCGCGACCACCGCGAATTGCTGTACGCGGCTCACATTCGGGAGGTCGCCGACGCTCTTGCGGCCGGTGACATGCGCCACGCCGATGATTTTCTGAACCGGCAGCTTCCGGCAGCGGACGACAGCGACCTGCGGGGTCTGGAGTGGTACTGGCTGAGAAAGCAGTGTTCCATCGGCAAGCCACTGCACGAAGTGGCGTTTTCCAACCCTCGCTGTCTGCAGTATTCACCGGATCAGCGCTGGCTGGCGGTTGGCGACAGCGAAGGCGACTGCTTTTTGCTGAACGCAGACACGATGGAAATCGTCAGGTCGTGGACCACGCCGCATGACATGGTCGAATCGGTGTCGTTTTCGCCGTCATCCGAATTGCTGGCGACGGCTGGCGATGACCTGGTGGCAGTCTGGGACGTCAAGACGAATCTACTTCTGCAATCCATGACCATGACTGTGGAGCAATTCTCCTGGAAGGCCAGCTTCATTGATGACCAGCGACTTGTCGCGTGGAGCCGTCGCGACAAAGTGATGATCCTTGACATGTCGGACCCGACAAGCCAGACAGAGTTAGCGACCAATGTCGACGAGGTGAGAGATGTGGCCGTATGGCATCCGCGAAAACTGCTGGCAGTTCTGGGCCGAACTGGTTTGCAGCGATTCAACTCCGAATCGCTGCAAGAGGTGTCCATGCGCAATCGGTAG
- a CDS encoding DUF1501 domain-containing protein, with amino-acid sequence MAGRVASKQAGATRGKSLEHDRRRFLQVGYSGLLGLSAGLTSGANTPGRSAVAAEGNEASSIEPRAKSLIIVFLTGAVSHHDTFDMKPNAPAEIRGEFKPISTTVPGLQICEHLPNMAALAHKYALVRTLSHGDNNHLMSTHHVLTGHLQPGGFFDKVASRDDWPCYAAGCEFLRPRSDGIPSGVNLPTYLMSSPLTWPGQHAGFLGPRYDPWQIVGNPQDAGFKVDTLTLSAGLDDRRLQQRRNLLAAVDGQQLRVSTQPSAVSMSDDQELAFTMLSSSKLSTAFELNREPDSVRDLYGRNSYGQSLLLARRLVQAGVPIVQANMGPVQNWDNHAAIFSTLRDRLLPPIDQGVSALLNDLDSLGLLHDTMVMMLGEFGRTPKINKDAGRDHWGPCFFGLFAGAGVQGGHVIGESDETGSYPATTLYSPDDVGATVYSALGIEPQSVVRDRLNRPVHLNQGSVIESLYNGKST; translated from the coding sequence ATGGCTGGACGGGTAGCTTCGAAACAGGCAGGCGCCACGCGCGGAAAATCGCTCGAACACGATCGTCGACGTTTTCTGCAGGTTGGCTACTCCGGTCTGCTGGGACTGAGTGCCGGGCTCACGTCGGGCGCGAATACACCGGGACGCTCAGCGGTGGCTGCCGAAGGCAATGAGGCTTCATCGATCGAGCCGCGTGCAAAGTCGCTGATCATTGTTTTTCTGACCGGTGCTGTCAGCCATCACGACACGTTCGACATGAAGCCGAACGCGCCGGCGGAGATTCGGGGAGAATTCAAGCCAATCTCAACGACGGTGCCTGGTCTGCAGATCTGTGAACATCTGCCGAATATGGCAGCGCTGGCTCATAAATATGCTCTGGTGCGCACGCTGTCGCATGGTGACAACAACCATCTGATGTCGACGCACCATGTTCTGACCGGTCATCTGCAGCCTGGCGGATTCTTCGACAAGGTGGCGTCTCGCGACGACTGGCCGTGCTATGCGGCCGGCTGCGAATTCCTGCGCCCGCGCAGCGACGGGATTCCCAGCGGCGTTAATCTCCCCACGTATCTGATGTCGTCGCCGCTGACATGGCCGGGCCAGCACGCGGGATTTCTGGGGCCTCGATACGATCCGTGGCAGATTGTCGGCAATCCTCAGGACGCCGGATTCAAAGTCGACACGCTGACGTTGTCGGCTGGCCTCGACGATCGAAGACTACAGCAGCGACGGAATCTGCTGGCAGCGGTCGACGGGCAGCAGCTCCGTGTCTCAACGCAGCCTTCCGCCGTCAGCATGAGCGACGATCAGGAACTCGCCTTCACGATGCTGTCTTCCAGCAAACTGTCGACGGCGTTCGAACTGAATCGCGAACCGGACAGCGTTCGAGACCTCTACGGACGAAACAGCTACGGTCAGTCGCTGCTGCTGGCTCGACGACTCGTGCAGGCGGGAGTTCCCATCGTTCAGGCAAACATGGGACCGGTGCAGAACTGGGACAATCACGCCGCCATCTTCTCCACGCTGCGTGACCGTCTGCTGCCGCCGATCGATCAGGGAGTTTCCGCGCTGCTGAATGATCTGGATTCACTCGGGTTGCTGCACGACACGATGGTGATGATGCTGGGTGAATTCGGACGCACTCCGAAGATCAACAAGGACGCCGGGCGAGACCACTGGGGTCCGTGTTTCTTCGGCCTGTTTGCGGGAGCCGGCGTTCAGGGCGGACACGTGATCGGGGAATCGGATGAGACCGGTTCGTATCCGGCCACGACGCTCTATTCCCCGGATGACGTCGGAGCCACCGTCTACAGTGCTCTGGGAATCGAACCGCAGTCCGTTGTCCGTGACCGACTGAACCGCCCGGTCCACCTGAACCAGGGAAGCGTCATCGAGTCGCTGTATAACGGAAAATCGACGTAG
- a CDS encoding DUF4058 family protein, which yields MPSPFPGMDPFLEAPDVFPDFHDAFIAYLREAIQPTLPVPYYAALGRRAWVEVTERFIGPDVQVLSDAREPRRPGGSQAATLEVTRPVIVKVPHDERVETLVEIYIGRGQEKRLVTAIELLSPSNKTPGEKGRDLYLRKQAELLDSRSHIVEIDLLRGGHHTTAVPEKRKQRFVAPTEYHVCAHRFDQFEDYLIYPIPLRGPLPTVNIPLLPGDDDVSISLQDVFLRTYAAGPYHREIDYSQPVPEPPLPDDVLKWVREQLQARRES from the coding sequence ATGCCTTCGCCATTTCCCGGTATGGATCCATTTCTGGAAGCTCCGGACGTTTTCCCGGATTTCCATGATGCCTTCATTGCCTATCTGAGAGAAGCGATTCAGCCGACGCTGCCGGTGCCCTACTACGCCGCTTTGGGCCGACGTGCCTGGGTTGAAGTGACGGAACGGTTTATCGGTCCGGATGTACAGGTGCTGTCTGACGCAAGGGAGCCTCGTCGTCCCGGTGGCAGCCAGGCCGCGACTCTGGAAGTGACTCGGCCGGTAATCGTCAAGGTTCCTCACGATGAACGCGTCGAAACACTCGTCGAGATCTACATCGGACGCGGACAGGAAAAGCGGCTGGTGACGGCTATTGAGTTGCTCAGCCCTTCCAACAAGACGCCCGGCGAAAAAGGACGTGATCTCTACCTCAGGAAGCAGGCCGAGCTGCTGGATTCCAGGAGCCATATCGTCGAAATCGATCTGCTGCGCGGCGGGCATCACACGACAGCCGTCCCGGAAAAACGCAAGCAGCGTTTCGTCGCTCCCACGGAGTACCACGTGTGTGCCCATCGATTCGATCAGTTCGAAGACTATCTGATCTACCCGATACCACTCCGCGGACCGCTGCCGACAGTCAACATTCCGCTGCTGCCGGGCGATGACGATGTCTCGATCAGCCTGCAGGATGTGTTTCTTCGAACGTACGCCGCCGGACCCTATCACCGTGAAATCGACTACAGCCAGCCGGTTCCGGAACCGCCTTTACCTGACGACGTTTTGAAGTGGGTGCGCGAGCAACTCCAGGCACGGCGCGAATCCTGA
- a CDS encoding peptidylprolyl isomerase, translating into MTKNFQPEVTEVIKAIDFDANDYQIELNTSHGRILLDLLPDVAPGHCGNMIGLTSIGFYDGLIFHRVINGFMIQGGCPNGSGMGGPGYQIKQEFNSTPHVAGVLSMARSSDPNSAGSQFFICLGTHTHLDNQYTAFGRTADDDSLAVVKKIGSLPVDGSDRPKTEAKIQSAKVLTTAKG; encoded by the coding sequence ATGACCAAAAACTTTCAGCCCGAGGTGACAGAAGTCATCAAGGCCATCGACTTCGACGCTAATGATTATCAGATCGAACTGAACACCAGCCACGGCAGAATTCTGCTGGATCTGCTGCCGGACGTGGCGCCGGGACACTGCGGCAATATGATCGGGCTGACCAGCATCGGATTCTACGACGGCCTGATTTTCCATCGCGTGATCAATGGATTCATGATCCAGGGCGGTTGTCCGAACGGCAGCGGGATGGGAGGCCCCGGCTATCAGATCAAACAGGAATTCAACTCCACGCCGCATGTCGCAGGCGTTCTGTCGATGGCGCGGTCCAGCGATCCGAATTCCGCCGGTTCTCAGTTCTTCATCTGCCTGGGAACTCACACGCATCTGGACAACCAGTACACCGCGTTCGGTCGCACGGCCGACGACGACAGTCTGGCCGTGGTGAAAAAGATCGGATCACTTCCCGTCGATGGCAGCGACCGGCCGAAGACCGAGGCGAAGATCCAGTCGGCGAAAGTACTGACGACGGCGAAGGGCTGA
- a CDS encoding sigma-70 family RNA polymerase sigma factor — protein sequence MTSETRFRELIERIRGGDPASFEELVADFGDALRREVRFTLLDAQLRQIVSDSDICQSVVVRLLLGLKEGDFELHSPDDVLRLLKGIARNRVSELVRYWHTRKRDLNRNVSIDGNMPASLAATVSEPVETLVFNELVELVNHRLTKRDRQILMWRDQGLSWADIAAELGESGPDAVRKRHQRALDEIQEELTDDSGRSPAST from the coding sequence GTGACTTCTGAAACTCGCTTTCGTGAGCTGATAGAACGAATCCGCGGCGGCGATCCTGCCTCGTTCGAAGAACTGGTGGCCGACTTCGGCGACGCTCTGCGGCGGGAGGTTCGGTTTACTCTGCTGGACGCCCAATTGCGGCAGATTGTATCGGACAGTGACATCTGCCAATCCGTGGTCGTCCGTCTGCTGCTGGGGCTGAAGGAAGGCGATTTCGAGCTGCATTCGCCGGACGACGTGCTGCGTCTGCTGAAGGGGATCGCGCGCAACCGCGTTTCCGAACTGGTCAGATACTGGCACACACGAAAGCGAGACCTGAATCGCAACGTCAGTATCGACGGCAACATGCCCGCATCGCTCGCCGCAACGGTTTCAGAACCCGTCGAAACCCTGGTTTTCAACGAACTTGTCGAACTGGTCAATCATCGACTGACAAAACGCGACCGGCAGATCCTGATGTGGCGCGACCAGGGACTCAGTTGGGCCGACATCGCGGCGGAACTGGGTGAATCCGGCCCCGACGCCGTCCGCAAGCGCCACCAGCGGGCACTGGACGAGATTCAGGAAGAACTCACCGACGATTCCGGTCGCAGCCCGGCATCGACATAA